The following is a genomic window from Mya arenaria isolate MELC-2E11 chromosome 4, ASM2691426v1.
aagtttattagtAGTATCTAACCAAAGTGCGGTTTTGATAAATGTGTTATTTCTTGTCAAGGAGGCGctcattaaaatcagaataAAAAGCGTTTCTATCGATAATGATCAAGATGGAGTCAACAAACCAGGAAACGACTGTGTGCTACGCGATTATTAACAATATACCGATGGAATATCACTCAAAGGACCTGCGAGACTACTTTTCTCAATTCGTAGAATCCAAAGGATTTATGTGTTTCCATTTTAGGCATAGGCCTGAAGCAGTCACTTCTACAAATTCGAATTCACAGCTGACAGATTCATCGTGTGAAAAACGTTCAACATGTTGTGTAGTTAAAATCCTTGAATCACGGTTTTTAGAGTTTTTTAAGATGTATAACAGGAAACACTGGTATGATGCAAAGGGAGAGATCATGAAACAAGCATGTTATGTATTTAGAATAAGAGTTCCAGCTGCAAAaggtaattaataaatgatCAATAACCTGTTGCATTTCATAATCTAACTTCACTGACTAGTTGCTTCTTCTTCCGTTACCACACATAAATCTCCACTTTGAGGCATTTTTACACAATTGTCGTGTCCGGTAAAAGGATGAAAGTGTGTTTATTGTACATTTAGACAATAAAATCAGTGTCACACTGAATGAGAGCTTCAACAGCGTATTGGCTAGCGTCCCCTTAAAAGCTTCTAGGGATTAGACTGTTGTCATGAGCTCTGGTAGGTTGTTTGACTGTCATTTGTCCAAGGGAAATAAAGAGCACCTAGAAATATCAAGCCTTATGTTGAGAAGGAGCTTCAGGGAGTGACTTTTGTTGCTCAATTCTGAGAGATTATAGAAGGTACAAGGAATGTCTACTAGTCCAGAGCTTCTAAAAGTCGATAATTTGCCAGTCTGTACTAATCACGAACACATCTGATTGATTTCAGTATCAGAAAATGGCTAAAATATAAGTCCAAATCAGCTAAGTCCATATAAAATGTAGAAATTGCAATACACAAACCATGTTTGTCATGCACTCATTCCCATATATACCTCAATAaacctagtccaaataattgtacgttgacggattttttttagatttttgatatggcaaatctttcacgtacaaattgtttagtatcaaaagtgggtagttgttccgatcaggattccgggttaaagcatatagcgtctataaaatatcataaaaacaagaaatattaccagataatgttattttatattagttccgtacacaaaaaaataaatatccaacttataattataagtttgacggctttttttcatttcattctgtcaaaacataacgatatatacatgaagggcacctgcaaggctttagggcacagttttaaatcgctcggaacatttcggccatggccgagttgttaagattgtataacgaggtctatctcgaagctttgtcggaggaggctgagctattacgattgtatcgagttgttccccttcgcataattgttttctgtgtcagtcaacttttgttttattggaaaggtaaacaacttgttttaatgcattaaatgcttgtttagtgcaaaataacatttcacttacatggtaaaatatgaatataactctttatgatcaatttcaaccataaaatacttcacttaaaacaatttcaatatttttaaaacacccccattttttgcacattcccgtttagacgttagggattggaagaatcctgtataacacgtctattattttagactacaatAAACCATGACCAGCTGTTTTGTTCCACTTTGATTATCACTCATTATCTGTTGATTGGCAGACGCTTGTATTCggtttaaatatgttataaatcacaggagacacaattaaacaaattatgttcTTCCAGTTATCCATTTGACACATCACAAGCATTACATGATTAATCCGTTTGTTGATTATGATTCTGTTGTTTGATTGTATATTGAAGTACTGTACCattaacggtttaaaaaaacatttaaaagataacatttGAAGCACCTGAAGAATGCCCAATTCCTGTTTTTTATAGCTCAGCTGGAGCACAACccaataaatcataaaataataagataaaacacatcaaaatatattattttagaattaatttGCATTCAACAactcaaaaaaaatattgcatggtGTTTAGTGTAGTTTAACCAAGATTggtattttcacaatttttatcccccgcctatgaaatagggagggcgATATTGAAAtactgcgttttctcagtagctagccggtataatttcatgaaacttaaaatagatatgaaccactatactggaatgatgcccgtccaaaaaaaaatttgattggtcaattgtccttggagttattgcccttgattttttgaaaaacgcacattcacagccatttctcagtcactagcaggcagaatttcatgaaacttaaaataaatatgatttactatactgggatgatgcctgtacattttctttttggattggtcaattgtacttggagttattgcccttgattttttgaaaaactctcatttacagccatttctcagtaactagttggtagaaattcttgaaacttgaaataaatatgaaccaacatactgcgctgatgcctgtttatttatattttggattgtgtaatttctatatcagttatttgcccttgatttattaaaagatccatgtttgcagccttttctatgcaactagctggtagaatttcatgacattggaataaataagaaccaacatactgtgatgatgcctgtctatttttcttttggattggtcaattttccttagagttattgcccttgatttattaaaaaaatcattgtttgcagccgtttctcagtaactagctgctagaatttaatgaaacttgaatgttatatgAACCAACATCCTGCAATGAACTTCTTTGGTAAATCCCTctgatttatttcgttaaatttttttatcattaagtagtcccggtcgatattttataatttggctcggaaagggataaaccaatgtgcttatcttattctttctaagattttttttagccttcaagcacaaacaagccatcaagcacaaacaagccatcgttggcgggggatatcttttcactgaaaatgcttgtttgtTTAGGAACAACATAGTAAACTTCCAGAATTTCTTTTTAGAAATAAGATTTTCGGGtcaaaacactgtttttatttgtggGTGAGGGCATCAAATGACCCAGACTgattaagattttaaaattttagaaTACCTGTACTAGTCCATGTACTATTCTATAGGCCTTTACCAGATTTTAGTGTAAGCGACGTTCTTAGAGGGTTTGCCAGTCAAGATAACTCAGCATATTGCTTGTACTACTGGTTGTCCTCTAGTCAACCTTGACAAACCATTGAACAGCTTCAGTCTGGTTAATGTTGGTTTTTGGTATCTGAGTCCCATTTACACCAAggtataaatttataaataattgggAACCGTTTGGAGTTTTCTTTAGGGGTCATGTTCttggattgttttttttatttatatggaaaGTTTGGTATTGCCTTTCTTATAGTCACACTTCATAACCTACTGGCAGAATAATAGCACGAAAGTGTAGGTGGGATATGGGGGCATCTTTGTTCTATGGACACTTTTCtagttattttttgttatgtgGACAGGACAACCCAATCTTATGTAGAGCATATCTTTCTTTATATCTTTACCTGGTTAAGCACGAAATGCTTGAGGTTCTTACAACAGACTGAAGTTAGGGATGTGGGCCTGTAATTTGCAGGTACGCTGTGGTCACCAATCTTAAATAAAGATTTCATGTTTGCTATTCTTCAATCTGCTTGGACATCAACTTGTTGAAGAGATGCCATATAAACCAATGCTAAGGCCGGTCTAACCTTCTCAGCATCTACAATATAGTGGGAATGTGATCCGGCCAGCTTCCTTGTATACATCCATTTTTGCTAGCATTTTCAGACCCTGTTGACTCCTACTGTGAAGTTATGTATGTCTGGGAAAGGTTTACCCTGCAATGGTAGGATATATGACATATCTTCTGCCATAAAGGCACTCGTGAACTggttgtttaaaaattaaatggtGGCTTTGTCTTTGAGATCACTGTCTCTCATCCCTATTGATTTCAGTGGAGCATTTCCATTGCTGTCACTTTTTTTGCCTACTACATAGGTCCTGAGCTTTTGGGGAGTTTTTAACGCTGACTATGTCTTTTGCTAAGTTAAGATAGGCTTTtctgtattcatttttatatttttctttagtGATTAGAATCTAAAGTGCTGTTGGTCCTTGCCAGTTTCTTTTGCCTTTCAGTACGCCCTTTGTGTTTTGATAGGCGTTTTGCTTTTCTTGAAATCCATGGTTGATAGAAGCAGATATTACTTGTCTTTGATTGATGGCAGAACTGGTTCAACTTCTGGCCCTAAGAGtataaacatttagaaaatCTTTGGTTGCTGTATGGATCTTAATTGTGTTTATCATGACTATGATATCTTCTTATAATTGCTGACTTGTCGCCTTATGAGCAAAGAAAGAGTCTAAGACTCTTGGTTGATATGCAAAGACATATGTTAGAAttaacatcatattttatttggtCAAAGGGTGTCTTTTCCTTGACCACGTTATAGTCTGTTAATTATAAGATCTGTCTGATCTGTATGTTCAGGTTGAAGCAACCACACCTATTTCCAAGCAttccttatttttttactttcctatttttacattatgagTAATAAGTATTAAGAAGACTTAAAAATTGGTACcgttatatattttcagaagaTCCAAAATTACTAACAAGAGGAGAGAGTAAAATTGTGCCTACAGAGAGGGAGGTGTTTACAGAAAATGATCTCAAAACCCTGCCAGAACTAAACCCACCAGACATCATGCCAAATGGCAATGTTGGCACGCCGACAATGGTCTTTCTGGACTTCATCAAACAGTGTAGATTACCCcccaaaattattaaaaagttGGGACTTACATTTCCCAAAACTAGATCTAGCAAACAATATGGAAGTGTACCATTTGATTATGGTGGTGATGTGAGAGAAGGCGTTCTATGTGATAATGTTGAAGTGATGACAGGATCTGGACATTCGTTAGTTTCTGAGAAAATTCATAATTGTCGGACTCAGGCAGATACAAATAATGGTGAGGAGGGTAATAGGCAAACCAGTACAGGGACCACTCCGACTAGCAAGCGTAAAAAGAAGTCATGGAGAGATGAGGAAGCACGCAGGAGAATGGATCTCAATATTGAAGAGAAAATGATGAGAGAAGATGAAGATCCAGAGGAGGTAATTTGCCAgaagcattttttaatatacatgtacgttaTCTGTAAGTCAACAAGAAAATGAAGAGAAACAGTATAAAACCAAACATTAAATGACATGTTTCAATTTACAtcaacttgtttaaaattaatgctGGCAATATTTAAAGCTTGACACTAGGTAAATTCCAGGTAAATAGGATCGGccattagtttttattatatgaaaaaaacaaaaacagtcgAGCATTGGAACCTGTTGTGAGCTGATTTATTACTCTCGTTTGTTCGAATAGATCActcaatacaataaaacattgtaattgCACCGGTTTTGAGTGagagatataaatatatgagcTCATATATGGAATAACCTTTTTGTATCAGTtttataattgttgtttacAAAACCATTAGCCAATGCCAATAACATTTACTTGCATCTCGACCAGAAATGTGAATTcttatatttaccaaaaaaaaaatcatataatttcttttgaaaatggTGAACCAATATACACAATATTCACCATATTCAGGAAAGTTCATCGTCGTTGCTTTATCTTAGGTTAGTTTATATGGGTCCTTTGCTTCATATCCTTGGTGAGTATCTATGTTAACATAATACTAGTACAcgtttaaaacaacaatttaatcCCTCTAGGATGTTGTTATTTCCTGATACCTTGCATTTCTAAAAACAGAATACAGTAACTATTCTTTATCGTCCCGTATATCACATTTCTAGGACCAGGACCTATGCGAGGAGTGGGAGCGGCACGAGGCGCTGATGGATGACCCGGCAAACCAGGAGCGGAACAAGGAGCGCCTGTTTGAAGAGGATATCGAGCTCAAGTGGGAGAAAGGCGGCAGTGGCCTTGTCTTTTACACTGATGCCCAGTATTGGCAGGCACTGGAAGGAGGTAACTGCTGCTGCCATGTTGTAGAGACTTTTCCTTACGTAGTATTTCTTTGATTGTGAAGAACGCAATAATGGGTAGAATGCTTTTGTTCTGAAAGTTGAATGCAAGGACagtaacattaaaaaatattttatataatctttctttttatgaatttcaaatcagtattatttaaaaaaaaaacattcagatTTTGACGAGCAGACCACGGACGACTGGGACGTGGATATGAGCGGCTACTACGAGCCTGGCGCCGGTGACAAGGACGCCAGGGACTTCCTTGC
Proteins encoded in this region:
- the LOC128231939 gene encoding G patch domain-containing protein 3-like — encoded protein: MESTNQETTVCYAIINNIPMEYHSKDLRDYFSQFVESKGFMCFHFRHRPEAVTSTNSNSQLTDSSCEKRSTCCVVKILESRFLEFFKMYNRKHWYDAKGEIMKQACYVFRIRVPAAKEDPKLLTRGESKIVPTEREVFTENDLKTLPELNPPDIMPNGNVGTPTMVFLDFIKQCRLPPKIIKKLGLTFPKTRSSKQYGSVPFDYGGDVREGVLCDNVEVMTGSGHSLVSEKIHNCRTQADTNNGEEGNRQTSTGTTPTSKRKKKSWRDEEARRRMDLNIEEKMMREDEDPEEDQDLCEEWERHEALMDDPANQERNKERLFEEDIELKWEKGGSGLVFYTDAQYWQALEGDFDEQTTDDWDVDMSGYYEPGAGDKDARDFLAMRQEKRRREGVEQTDRFTAGIAVKKKKKQKTDEPEDSTVIGKFEVHTKGVGRRILETQGWKEGQGLGSTIRGRADALDNDGQHPRDRRGIGYHGEKINRNPGRAQRKVIISTVFDDPGVTDPHEPLTRRFEPYHLKYRDEVAFHKAKEKVHLSNT